In Brachypodium distachyon strain Bd21 chromosome 5, Brachypodium_distachyon_v3.0, whole genome shotgun sequence, the genomic window TGTAATTAACCCCAACTCCTCTATAGAAGACATCATTTCTTTaaaattgtctctcactctgcaaatccatgtggtagacaaacatgattttaacTCGGAATACAAAtttaaccaaatgaaatcctatcaaaaatttcatttcatttcatttctaccaaatgaatagattttttgaaaaatagttttagaaattagggcatctccaaaaGGGCGCACCAGAACCTATCCATCCATCTGTTTTTGTCcgaagacaaaaaaaattgtgaccCAGTGGCCAAATCCATGTCATTTGTCAATTTGTTCACAGACATGCCAAATCTATGCCAAATTTGACATTGATGTTGAAAATCCAGTGTGGATATGCCACATCTCTAATGGGCCAAAAAAAGCAAACACTACTTTTGCCATGTGTTTGAACACATGCCAAATGGATGGACGGATGACATGTCCCTGACTCCCTGTTGCATACCTTTGAGAGAGTGGCATTTTGAATAGACAAATGGACACCCTTGTAGATGCCTAAAAGCCAAAGTGGCATTTTGAATAGTCAAGTCCGTGCCAATGTCCGTTTAACATGATTGTCAGATTGGAGATTGTGTCATTGTCCTAGGGCccgtttgaaaaaaaaaagtaactgAAAAAGTATGTTCTACTCCATCCGacccataataagtgtccGGGAAAGTGCAAAGTTCCCCGAAACTTGTTATgcatcggaggaagtagtaatTAATTTTCAGAAATAGAATTTGGTAAAAACAACATTTTAATATATCAAACCACGTACAATGTTCAGCTCTGCCAACGACAGAATCCCAATGGTGGAGGAGATAAAAGGTTCAGATCAGGAGTCAAACCATCTTCCATTAATGAGTGATGGCAAACTGAATTGATTTTGCAGGTATAAACTGGATTAAATAAAACGAGTAggttaaaaaaaagctaaagGAGATAAAGTAGGTCATTAGAGAATGAGGAGTAAAATATTGCTATCTTTGTTTCACCTTCTTCCACCAAAAGTACAAGAGTATCAAAGGAAACCTAGAATGCAAACTTTTCACAAAGGtggtgtattttgtttcgttaagacaagactttgaccaatgaaaactctattgatatgtatttttttcatacatgaaatttatatcaatggatttgtttttaaaagttcttactaatgatcatggtttcaTATCATATAACTAACATGTTAATACAGTAATTCTTAGTgaaaggcttgtcttaacgaaacgaaatccgccaacctttgtgaaatgaaggGAGTATTACATACAAAATTGCCTACAGTTATAAACAGGTTTGGACTTGCGAGTGCTCACGACGTTTCTGCAATCAAAGATATAAGATAGATAGTATCAGAAAATTGCTTGTACTATTATTTGCAAGGTTGAATATGTCTAGACAACGGGagcttataaaaaaaaataagcaaTGGATTTGATATTCTGGTAGTGTGAGTGTGTGACCTAAAATGCCATGATCGAAACCAATAACCAATGCAAAGGGCTGATATCTAAAAAATGGAAACAAAAATCACAATGCCATGATCGGGACCAATAATGGAATGAGTCCTATGTTTCATGCACATTTCAGGACAAGTTGTTTCTTTCAAAATTGTAAAAGTATCTATGATGGAGTTTCAGACAAGCGACCGTTGTTTACAGACAAATTGTGAGAGAACTCATTATTTACCGGTAACCACTTACCCTTTATCCTTCTCTTGTCTATAGTTGTTACTGGTGATTTGCGGGAAACATCGGCCAAAGATATAGGTGTTAGTGGGGGCGATGAAACTTCGCTGCTCTCTCTGCTATGCCTAGCCTCCAACAACTTATTCACAGTAATAATAGGTGTTCTTTGGCTGTTTGAAGGTATAGAATAACTGCGAGTCATGGCAGCAGGTGGTCGTGGAAGTGGTGATGCTGTATGTGATGGTGGTGAGGCACGGGTTGGTACATTGGGAATCTGCCGCCTTGATACCAAAGGACCAGAATATCCAACCAAACCAGGACGGGCCGTGCCTACAGATGGAGGCCTAGGCAGCTCATGAAGCTCGCTGATTCTGGGGGATGTTGTTGGGAGTGAAGTTATCCTAGGGACTTTCGGAGCCACAGATGACTGCCAACCTGGTTCATGTGATTTTGCTGACATAACACGAGGATAGTTCATTGATGCTCTCTGACCAGCAGCTGAAAACAAGGGCTTGCTTAATCCGGCTTTGCTTGGAATTGGACCAGAAAAAGATTCCCTCTTCATTTTCTTAGAATCCGAAGTGGAGTAAGAATAAACTAAAGGTGATGATGTACCCTCAGTACTTGATGGCATCTTAACAGGCCCGCTATACAAGGAGCTCGGCTTGAAACCTTTCACCAGTGGAGAGGAATGCCACAAATTGGCTGCCATGGAAGATTTGCTCTCAGGTTTATCTGAATGAGGTGATCTGTTTGTTTCTGCTGAGGTGTTCTTGTCGTCAGCTGGTGTTGGGAGTTTGTAGGAATAATTTGTTCTACTTGAATGTAGTGGACTCAAGAACGTTGGAGAATTCATTTTCTGAAACCTCACAGACGGATCGAGCATATTCTCAGCAAAAATTGGTGCTGATTGAGTGCCAAACTCCGGCTTCACTCGAGGGGCGACAAAATCTGCCTTCATTTGTTCAGCATTTTCCTGCGTATGAACAAATGTCAATTCAAAGAACTTGAGGACATGCGCCATCAGACTTAAACAAGAAAAGAGCAGGGCTATAAAATATTCAAATATAAAAAAGGATGGGAAACAACGAAGGACGCTAGGGCCATAAACAAACCCCCAATCTACTTATCCCACTGTTATTTTACCTTATATAGCAAAAAGATTCAGACTTGTGTGCTTCATCAAAGTTATATTATCAAATTAGTAGGTGGAGTCTGTACAATTTTATCAATAGGTCATGGTCGAGGCAAACCACTGACGAAGAATGATGGTATTCTGTAGGCTAAAATAGATAACGACACTCCCATTCAAACAAGTGGTCTATACACAAAATTGCAAAGAGTCAGAactcacctttttttttctcgaacacacCACGGCATGTCATTTTCACTAAGGAGGCGCAAatacaagaaagaaacaacGAAACCCAAGTGGGTGGGGGGAGGagtaaaagaaaggaagaacaCGCCGAAAACCAAAAAAGCTATATCAGAAAGATAATCCCCCTATTTTTAAAAGGATATAGAGCCAACTCAATGCCCAAAAACCGCATATCCAAAAAGAATACCTGATAAGTCAGTTAACATGATATGGAAACTGATCCACTCCGTATTAACCTAAACTGTACCATAGTCGCAGAACTTTTTACTCTTGTACATGTTCACTCAAGAGAATGCTTGTAACATGCATGGAATAGACATTGACCAGGGAATGGCATGGGTAACATGATTACAAGTTGAAGGATTACCTGCTCATGTTCCTTTAGATGTTTCGGGGAACTCGCCACATTAGACTGATCCAACTACACAAAAAAGAATGATTGTTAAGACTACAAGGAAGGAGATAGAGCAGGCTTTTTTATGTGCTTTAATCAATATTCAAAACATGTACTATATGATAAATCCAGGTTAGCAACTATAATGCTTCCGCCCAGAAATGGAactgagctgagctgagctgcCGTAAGGACTTGAGCAGCACTGGGCTATGTGGTGGGCTGGTGGCCCACGCAGATTAAGTGGGATGGCACGTAAAATGAGCAGAAGCAACTTAGCAAGAGAGGAGCAGACCACATCAGAAGTATCATGTTCCTCTTGCTTGGCTCCGAAAAACTGTATGGATATAAGGCCATGGTAGTCCAACACCCTCGGCCAATTGGAACATAATATGGTCCCAGAAAATAGTAGTAGGAAATAGTGCAAAACAAAGAACTGGCTCTGTGCTTGAACTTATCATCAATTGGGGTGGCTCCCCTGGCGTACTGCACACCTGCAGTGAGGCCGCATACATGTGGGCCCCAGCAATgatggcccacatgtcagggaCTCCACTGCAGGGTGCAGTACGTCTGAGGAGCTGTACTCTCTGAAAACTAATTAACGTCATACGGTCATGGTAGTCACTTGGAAAACTTTATAGTAGTTACCATTTAAGATTTGAtaagagaaaaggaaatcCTAGGGAACCCTTTTATAGGCAATCCTCCGTGAAGGCGTGAACCCTTTTCTAAAAGATTTCCATGTGGGAGAATTCTTTACAGAAGGAGAAGACTACAAAGTCAG contains:
- the LOC100822806 gene encoding uncharacterized protein At2g33490 translates to MKSPLRKFRGLSLPHHHKERKDQRPPPAKLDELVDAAQEMVEMRNCYDSLLSAAAATTNSVYEFAEAMEEMGTCLLEKTALDYDDDDSGRVLMMLGKAQFELQKFVDSYRTNIINTITNPSESLLKELQVVEEMKDQCDQKREEYETVRAAYREKGRSKHSKIETFSTEQLQASFLEYQEDAALFIFRLKSLKQGQFLSILTQAARHHAAQLSFFRRGLKYLEALEPHVKAVAEKQHIDYHFSGLDDDTDNDDYSSYQDNHSDGSELSFDYGINFPASRSSMDLDQSNVASSPKHLKEHEQENAEQMKADFVAPRVKPEFGTQSAPIFAENMLDPSVRFQKMNSPTFLSPLHSSRTNYSYKLPTPADDKNTSAETNRSPHSDKPESKSSMAANLWHSSPLVKGFKPSSLYSGPVKMPSSTEGTSSPLVYSYSTSDSKKMKRESFSGPIPSKAGLSKPLFSAAGQRASMNYPRVMSAKSHEPGWQSSVAPKVPRITSLPTTSPRISELHELPRPPSVGTARPGLVGYSGPLVSRRQIPNVPTRASPPSHTASPLPRPPAAMTRSYSIPSNSQRTPIITVNKLLEARHSRESSEVSSPPLTPISLADVSRKSPVTTIDKRRIKETS